Proteins from a single region of Kwoniella dendrophila CBS 6074 chromosome 4, complete sequence:
- a CDS encoding homoserine kinase, whose translation MSSSVPSKTYRINVPCTSANIGPGFDVCGIALSKSLSLKVTIPTEQPTSSEEATLPKIIYTGLDSDNVPLSPYKNLLTRVALYVLRSHGISTFPSGVLIEAHNEIPFGRGLGSSGAAVIAGVLLGDLLGNLKLDKGRLLDFALMVERHPDNVTAALMGGFIGSYLRELDSKDTLAASIPLSEVLPEFPPDAGPQWGKNPPLPPKGIGHFIRFNWAKEIKAIAVSPRFELPTAKARGVLPDSYVKKDLIFNLQRLAVLTTALGRSPPDPELIFDAMADKIHQPYRASLIPGLPEILANFTPTSHPGLLGICLSGAGPTILALATHNFDSIAGEIERIFGQNGIEVDWSLLEVDERGSTVEEI comes from the exons ATGTCCTCCTCCGTCCCTTCAAAAACATACAGAATCAATGTACCTTGTACGTCAGCCAACATTGGGCCAGGTTTCGACGTATGTGGTATAGCATTATCCAAATCACTTTCATTAAAAGTTACAATTCCTACAGAACAACCCACATCATCCGAAGAAGCAACATTACCAAAAATCATATATACTGGATTAGATTCTGATAATGTACCTTTATCACCATACAAAAATCTGTTAACTAGAGTCGCATTATACGTATTACGTTCACATGGTATATCAACATTTCCATCTGGTGTTCTCATAGAAGCACATAATGAAATACCTTTTGGTAGAGGATTAGGATCATCTGGAGCAGCTGTAATAGCAGGTGTATTACTAGgagatttattaggtaatttgaaattagataaaggtagattattaGATTTTGCTTTAATGGTTGAAAGACATCCTGATAATGTAACTGCAGCTTTAATGGGTGGATTTATAGGTTCATatttaagagaattagattcaaaagatactttagcagcttcaattCCTTTATCagaagttttacctgaattcCCACCTGATGCAGGTCCACAATGGGGTAAAAATCCTCCTTTACCTCCAAAAGGTATTGGTCattttatcagattcaattgggcaaaagaaattaaagctATAGCTGTTTCTCCAAGATTCGAATTACCTACAGCAAAAGCTAGAggtgttttacctgattcatACGTTAAGAAGGATTTG ATTTTCAACCTTCAACGACTTGCAGTCCTCACTACTGCTTTAGGTAGAtcaccacctgatccagaGTTGATTTTCGATGCTATGGCTGATAAAATACATCAACCTTATCGAGCGAGTCTT ATTCCCGGTTTACCAGAGATATTAGCAAATTTCACACCAACATCACATCcaggtttattaggtatCTGTTTATCTGGTGCAGGTCCAactatattagctttagctacACATAATTTCGATTCCATAGCAGGTGAAATCGAAAGGATTTTCGGTCAAAAtggtattgaagttgattggAGTTTattagaagttgatgaaagagGTTCTACAGTTGAAGAGATCTAG